Within the Pan troglodytes isolate AG18354 chromosome 2, NHGRI_mPanTro3-v2.0_pri, whole genome shotgun sequence genome, the region ACCGCCAATGCCCTGACTCACCAGCTCTCAGCCATCCCCACTCCCGAGCCCTAGGCCTGCTTGGCCAGGCCCTCACCTAGCTGGTCAAAGTGGGTCTCGGCACCACCAGGGCCGGGCACTgagcagaccagcctggccttgaGGAAAGTGCTCCATTTGTTCACCAGCACCCGCTGGCCCCCAGCATCATTCTGCAGGATAAGGGGCCAGAGTCAGGCTTGGGCCCCACGAGGATGGGTCCCACCATCCACTCTTCTACCCTCACCCACTCAGGGAGAGGTATGCATGTCAGCTTTGCatccttgcctcagtttccctactgCTGGCCAGGGGTGGGGGGAGAAAGGTCTGGGAATGGGAGGGTGTAGCAGGGACTTGAACCTCACCACCCCTTCCCAGCTCTTACCACGCAGACGCGGCCCACGCGGCTGACAGTGACATGGTTCGAGCCACCATCGGGCGAGGGGACCGTCTCCGAGAAGAAGAAGTACACCTTGTCATTGTCCTGGTCAGAGTTCTCAGGGATCCGGGCGGCCATCACAAACCGGGGGTCTGGAAGGGTGACAGGGTCATGCTGGGTGGAGGGGCCCCACAGGGGAGGATGGGAGTAGAACCCAGTGGGGagaggaatggggcaggggactCCCACTGGAGGCTGGTGTCCTAGCTGGGAAGGTAGCCTCTTCACCCCTGCCAGTTCCAGGGGCAGGCCTCACCGTGCAAGAGACTCTGGTCAGAGTCGGAACGCAGAGCTGGCCGAGGACCTCCACTTCGAAAGATCATGGCCTCTCGCCCCAGGAAGTCAGCGGTGAGACCCGTGTACAGCTCCCCGTCTGGGGTGGGGTTTGGGGAACAGAGTCAGGGGAGGAGGCCCAGGCCCAGCAGCCGGGTCCCTCCCTTCCCAGTGACATAGGCCAGCTGCCACCCTCCCTGTTCTCACCCTGGCCTGGGCATCACCCACCTATGAAGGTGCTGGCAAAGGGACGGCTGGGCTCGTGAGGGCACCGCCCCCGGCCGCTTTCCACACTGCCAGGCTCCAGGTGGAGCACATGctagtgggagggagagagggagggaggggcgtCACCTGGGAGAGAAGCACCAGCAGCCCACACCCAAGCAGGAGCCCTCGCGTGCGGCCAGAGAGCGGGGGTGGGCGGAAGGCGTCCTCATCCAGGGCCCCTCTAATGGGGTCAGCTCCCCAACACAAAGGCGCCTTTCAGGCCCCTGCCCCTCTGTCCCTACCCAGGCTCAATGGGAATGTTCAGGCAGCAGGGAGGAAATGTCACTGCCTCCCAGTCCCTTGTGGGGCCTGGCCCAGGCTCACCTCCCCACGGTGGCCAACTGTGATGAGGGCACAGGTGGGCTGGAAGGCCCCAGTGCCACAGGCTAGCAGGTGGGTCCGGTTGTGAGGCTGTAGCACCCGCACGAAGTTGGCGCACTCTGTCTGCGGGGAGAAGGAGGGGGTGGTTGAGGGGTGAGAGGGGGTGCCCACCATCTCCTTGGGGCCCAAGGCTCAGCCCTGTCTGGCAGTCAGCTCTGGGGAGGGGGGTGGGTGTGACATTCCCAGCAGGCCTTCAAAAGCCCTCAAGATCTGCTCCAAATGCCCCTGGTAGAGGTACCTGGAGCGTGGTCACGGATTGTCCTGGGGGGTCAGGGCAGGGTGTCAGGTCGGGGGACCATCCCTCCCGACAGCACTCACCAAAGGATCTCTTCCCTTTCGAACACACTCCTCCCTCTGTCCTGGCTGCGGTGGCCACAGGACCTGGAACACAGCCCCGCTGACCTCAGGTCCTCCCCTGATCTCACaggctcagtttccccatctggccTCCCATCTGGAGGTGCCCAGTTCTCAAACAGACCCTCTTCCCTGCCAGTCCAGCTCACCTCCTGGGGATCTGGCCATGCCTGGTCCAGCCGCAGAGAGTAGAGGGCGTCCAGGCCACCCAGAAAGAGGCGGTCTCGATACTCATCTAGGTACATGGCCTGGAGGTTCAGGGAGCCCTGGGGGCCCAGAAAGATGGCAGAGCGGTTGGCAGACAGGAGGTCTAGGAGGATGTATGGGGAGGCGGATCAGGGCCACAGCTCAGCCTAGTTCCCCAGCCAAGGAGTGGAGGTGGAGGCCCCGGCTGAGCATCCACCCCTGGCACACTCACATCTGGAAAATGTTTCCATCCACATGGTGCTGGAAGGCTTTCGGACCATGGCTCCTGGGGACAGGTGGGACGGGAGGCTCAGAGCCTCCCACCTGGCCCAGCCTACCCTGGGGCCTACCTCCCACCCCTCCATTCCTTAGCCCTTCATCATGCAGCTAACATCTTCCCACTGTCCCATCTGTGCCCTACCCAGTCCCCAGGGAAGAAGGCCCCAACCAGCAGAAACTAGAGCAAAGTGCTGGAAGATCCTGGAGGAAGGGCGGGAGTCTTTGCAGGCCGCCTGACTCAGCTGGAGGGTGGGCCAGCAGGCGAAACTGTTCCCAGCAGAGGGGACCCCTGGCAATGGCCTGGGTGCAGAAAAGGGCAGGTATGGCCAGGAAGGGCTCCCACCTCCAGTCCAGGGATGTGGCCAAAGACAATTTTCTCCCCATAGATGCTGGCTATCCCACCCCAGAGATGAGAGCAGGGAGCTGTCTGGGGACATCGGTCCCAGGAGTTGAAGATCCTGAGGTAGGTCCTCCGGGCttggctggggaggtggaggtaatGGGGGCAGTAGGATGTGGCAGGAAGGGGGTGCTGGCCACCTTTGGGAAGGCCCAGAGTGTCCTATGCCTTCCCTACAGAAGCACCTCTACCCAACACCCATTCCACCCCCAAAACTCATCAACGGCCTCTTCCGGGAAGCCCTCCATGGATGACAGTACCTTGGGGAACTTTCCCTATTTGGGGCTTTTTCTAGTAGTCTGACCTCCCCGCAAAACCACAGCTCCCGGAACAAGACCACATTCCCCTCAGCCTCTCCAGGGACGAGCGCCATCTCCCCCAGCAGACCGGGCTTCCCAGGGGAAGGTGGTCACCCCTCTGGTTTCCTCAGGAAGGATCTGCCAAGAGCCTGTCTCGGGCCTTCCCTGGGCCCATCCATGGAGGCCTGAGCCGGCTCACATGTCTAGGGTAGAACACAGGAACCCCCAGGCTGGGATGTGCAAAAAGGGGAGGTGAAACTCCCCCTGGGCTGGGGCGCTTCTTGGGTGCAGGAGCACATGAACAAGCCCACTCTGGGAAGTGGGCTGCAAGGGGGGTCCTCCCCTTCTCTGTGGCCCCAGGACCAACGGATAGCATGCTGCCTGCTCTCCCGTTGGCCACCCTGGGCAAAAAGTGCCAGTTGAGCCCAGACAGACCCTTCAGCCCCACCCTCTCTGTCACTCTCCCCTGCCTGGTCCCTTCCTCTGTCTCCTCCCCATCTTTATTGAGCTCTCTCAGGGTCTCCATCTGTCCCTTTCTCAGCACTCCCCGTCAGGTCCTTCCCACCGCCACCCTGGTCCTGTCTCCCAGGacctgcctccctcccactccccgAGAGCTGTGCAGGGAGAGGCTCCCTCCCCTACAGCTGGCCAGGCACCCAAGAGCCCAAGCCACCCAAACAGGGCACACGCACACAAACAGGGCACACGCACCCAAACACggcacacgcacacaaacacggCACACGCACACAAACTCggcacacgcacacaaacacggCACACGCACCCAAACAGggcacacgcacacaaacacggcacacgcacacaaacacggCACATGCACCCAAACAgggcacatgcacacaaacactgCACAGGCACACAAACACGGCACATGCACCCAAACAGAGCGCACGCACACAAAcggcacatgcacacaaacaggGCATGCAGGGGCTGGTACCTCGGTAGGAGTGCCGCAGGCGGGGCACACTGGGGCCGGGGCTGGGGCCAGAGCTACCCCCATGGAGCAGGAGGCCCCCTAGCAGCCAGCAAATGGCCCAGGCCGAGGGGGCCATGCTGGGGAACTGAGGGCACCACTGCTGCCTGCCTGCAGAGCCGCCCTCCGGTCCCGCTGGCCGCCGGTTGTAGTTTGCTCTGCTGCCACCAGGCCACCACTTATAAGGCAGTGGCTCCACCCAGTCCTGGGCGGGAAGAGGGGCggaggagagaaggaggctgGGGCCTTGCCGTCCACCTGCCGCTTCTCCTTCCACCTTGTTGGCCCAGTGCAGGCTTTTGTGCCACACTGGCCAGCTCCCCATTGGGAAGATCTTCCCAGCTAGGGCACAGGCCATGTGTACAGAAATGTCCACAAATGCAGGTCCCCAGGCTCCAGCAAAGTGACAAGTGGGGAGAGAGCCTGGAAGGGAGGTCAGGGATCAGAGGTTAAAGTTGATGGGCTGGGTAGGGGCCTAGCTGGGCTCTGCCTTGTTCTCTGCCCCTCCACTGCACACAGCAGAGACCTTCCAAACTGGCCCTGCCCCAATTCCAGGATATTCCAGCCCCCTGAAGCTTTGGCCAGACTCTCCAGCTCCCCTGGGTAAGGGTGGAGGGCCATTCCCAGCCCAAGGGGCGCCATGTCCTAGACAGGTGTTTGAGGTCCGGCAACACTTCATAGAGCCAGCAAGAGATGACTGCCCAGCCTCTTCCACCCAGGCCTGTCCCCATCTGGCTTCCAGGCACCCCAGCCTCTCCCCACATCTACAtgccccatctcagctcaccaggCTTGCTTTGGGGTAGGGGACAGGGGCATCAGGGGACTCCATGCCGAGGGAACCTCCCCTTGCCCTGCCTCCCTCAGGCCTCCAGTCCTTCCAGAGACTCAGGGTCCAGAGCTTCCCCAGGTCAGTGATGGTTCTTCCCAGGGACCCCATGCCTCATAGGCCCTACAGACACCTATGATCTCTTAGAGGTCACTTCCCCCACCCTGAATACTGACTGGGTGGCGGGGGGCAGAGAAAGCCACAGAAGAGGGCCAAAGGGGAAATGGGACTGAGGGCCTGAATCTGGGGTGAGTGACAGGACCTCCCCATGCTCCCTGCCCCAGAACAGTcgccacctcaccccaccccagaaCCCTACACTCAGAACCTGAGGCCCTGGGCACTaaagagattttaattttgagCTGGAGTTTGAGTTCCCAGGATTCTAACAGCTCCTGCAGGTTGGGCCTCCCACATGGACCGGCCTGGGCCCTCTGATGGTGGTCAGGGAACTTGGGGGGCACTCAGAGAGGGAAGGACCTGGCCCAGGCCACAGAGCAGGCTGAGAATGGGTCCAGCTCAGCTCTGCCCCTTCCTGGGACCCTCCTTTGCTTCTGGGCATTCTTGGGAGTATGGGGACCCCACCCTCCTCCCCTACCTCAATCCTGAAATGGAAACAGGTTGGCTTCTTGGGTCAGCATGACAGGTCCCAGAGACCTACAACTCTGCCTCCCTGTCCCCAGCTCCCTTCACTCACACATGCCTTCTTCAGCAGGGGGCTGGCCTGGAGGTGGGCAAGGGGCTGCCCACAGAGGCCAGTGATGGAGCtcagcccagccctgcctctggcCCTGCTGGAGAGCCTTGGCCAAGGCCCTTCCATCTCTGGGtctgcctcttcctcccagggCCAGGGACCAGCCACCCTGGGTGTAAGCAGCCTTTATAACCTGATGAGTGGGCTTGCGCAGGGGCTGCTGTCAGGGTGACCATATCCTGGGACCTTGGAGTGGACTGCTTCTGTCTCTGTTTCCCTGGGGAGGTGTGGCCAGCACACTGCCCAAGCTGGGGCCAACTT harbors:
- the SEMA3G gene encoding semaphorin-3G isoform X4 translates to MACALAGKIFPMGSWPVWHKSLHWANKVEGEAAGGRQGPSLLLSSAPLPAQDWVEPLPYKWWPGGSRANYNRRPAGPEGGSAGRQQWCPQFPSMAPSAWAICWLLGGLLLHGGSSGPSPGPSVPRLRHSYRGAMVRKPSSTMWMETFSRYLLSANRSAIFLGPQGSLNLQAMYLDEYRDRLFLGGLDALYSLRLDQAWPDPQEVLWPPQPGQREECVRKGRDPLTECANFVRVLQPHNRTHLLACGTGAFQPTCALITVGHRGEHVLHLEPGSVESGRGRCPHEPSRPFASTFIDGELYTGLTADFLGREAMIFRSGGPRPALRSDSDQSLLHDPRFVMAARIPENSDQDNDKVYFFFSETVPSPDGGSNHVTVSRVGRVCVNDAGGQRVLVNKWSTFLKARLVCSVPGPGGAETHFDQLEDVFLLWPKAGKSLEVYALFSTVSAVFQGFAVCVYHMADIWEVFNGPFAHRDGPQHQWGPYGGKVPFPRPGVCPSKMTAQPGRPFGSTKDYPDEVLQFARAHPLMFWPVRPRHGRPVLVKTHLAQQLHQIVVDRVEAEDGTYDVIFLGTDSGSVLKVIALQAGGSAEPEEVVLEELQVFKVPTPITEMEISVKRQMLYVGSRLGVAQLRLHQCETYGTACAECCLARDPYCAWDGASCTHYRPSLGKRRFRRQDIRHGNPALQCLGQSQEGEDGRASLAHGAGAAVPQAQPFRCGHLHLHHSGAWLLPDCGPPGSGGDCGLTAGQPVPSGAKARGAPSPGRPGFHPTQGLVQGHPAAHWLRQPAPGG